Proteins found in one Anabas testudineus chromosome 1, fAnaTes1.2, whole genome shotgun sequence genomic segment:
- the LOC113161439 gene encoding solute carrier family 22 member 7-like — MKFENILDDINGFGRFQIMIIVISFIGRFTLPCHFMLNNFIAAVPSHHCDISYLDDGGIFSNLTQTERLVVSIPVQDDGTFSSCRMFEEPQYHLLLNSSNVTGLNTVPCQNGWVYDNSTFTSTLTSQWDLVCDRRGKNKATATIFFVGVMLGAISFGSLSDRFGRRIMLLVSYVSGTLFAVASAFSSSYVMFVVLRFFTGFCLTGIVIVSAVLSVEWVDVEHRKLVGVADSLSWTFGNMVFAAIAYLVTDWRWLILAVTSPITLALVTWRWMPESARWLIANGKLEEAQMYLKKCAKMNRTQGSIDTLKTETLATVVESEKSDRIYSYLDLIRTPKMRKLALCTGILWFCVAMIFYGISFNITGFGLNIYLTQFTYAAIEVPSKGSIYYLLDKIGRRVTVVGAMLLAGVCLGINIVVPKGMSTVRTVVAVFGKGFSSAAFATIVLYSSELYPTVVRQNGMGYISSMARLGVAVAPLILLLDDVWGELPQLVLCSVALLGAIVAHRLSETRNRCLAETIEDIEQQW, encoded by the exons ATGAAGTTTGAGAACATCCTTGATGACATTAATGGATTTGGAAGGTTTCAGATAATGATAATTGTGATCAGCTTTATTGGTCGCTTCACACTGCCCTGCCACTTCATGCTAAACAATTTCATAGCGGCTGTTCCCTCTCACCACTGCGACATCAGCTATCTGGACGATGGAGGTATTTTTAGCAATTTAACCCAGACAGAGAGGCTTGTTGTTAGTATTCCAGTGCAAGACGATGGGACTTTCAGCTCCTGCCGGATGTTTGAGGAGCCTCAGTATCATCTTCTGCTCAACTCCTCCAACGTGACTGGCCTAAACACAGTGCCATGCCAGAATGGATGGGTGTACGATAACTCCACCTTTACGTCCACTCTAACCTCACAG TGGGACCTGGTTTGTGatagaagaggaaaaaacaaagcaactgCTACCATCTTCTTTGTTGGAGTGATGTTAGGAGCCATCTCTTTTGGAAGTCTGAGTGACAG ATTTGGCCGAAGGATAATGCTGCTGGTGTCATATGTGTCTGGGACCCTTTTTGCTGTTGCAAGTGCCTTCTCATCGTCCTATGTGATGTTTGTCGTGCTGCGATTCTTCACTGGGTTTTGCCTCACTGGCATCGTCATTGTCTCAGCAGTCCTGA GTGTGGAGTGGGTGGACGTGGAGCACAGGAAACTAGTGGGAGTGGCTGACAGCTTGTCGTGGACATTTGGGAACATGGTTTTTGCAGCTATTGCTTACCTTGTGACTGACTGGAGGTGGCTGATTTTAGCTGTCACGTCGCCAATAACTTTGGCCTTGGTCACCTGGAG GTGGATGCCTGAATCGGCCAGGTGGCTCATCGCCAATGGGAAGCTGGAGGAAGCCCAGATGTATTTGAAAAAATGTGCCAAGATGAACAGAACACAGGGGTCAATTGACACACTTAAAACAGAG ACTCTGGCCACTGTTGTGGAGAGCGAGAAATCCGATCGGATCTACTCCTACCTCGATTTGATACGAACACCCAAGATGAGGAAACTGGCCCTGTGTACTGGTATTTTATG GTTTTGTGTGGCAATGATCTTTTATGGCATTAGCTTCAACATCACAGGCTTTGGGCTCAACATCTATCTCACTCAGTTCACCTATGCTGCAATTGAGGTACCATCAAAAGGATCAATCTACTACTTACTGGATAAGATAGGCAGGAGGGTCACGGTGGTGGGAGCTATGCTACTGGCTGGTGTTTGTCTTGGAATCAACATCGTGGTACCTAAAG GTATGTCTACTGTCAGAACAGTGGTAGCAGTCTTTGGTAAAGGGTTTTCTTCGGCAGCCTTTGCAACTATTGTGCTGTACAGCTCCGAGCTCTATCCCACTGTAGTAAG aCAGAACGGTATGGGCTACATTTCCTCCATGGCTCGACTTGGTGTAGCTGTTGCTCCTTTAATCCTCTTACTGGATGATGTGTGGGGGGAACTGCCCCAGCTTGTCCTATGTTCTGTGGCTCTACTTGGGGCAATAGTGGCACATAGACTGTCAGAGACACGGAACAGATGCCTGGCAGAGACCATCGAGGATATTGAACAGCAGTGGTAA